Proteins found in one Gammaproteobacteria bacterium genomic segment:
- the lpxK gene encoding tetraacyldisaccharide 4'-kinase has protein sequence MSNQTKKKQSPHLWVNSVWYGANILSYLLLPLSGVFAVTAKARKWKQCHSKINFPVPVIVVGNITVGGTGKTPMVTALVKNLQRQEFKPGVASRGYGRQATQAVTVEESHSAYYVGDEPLMIFNNTCATVMVGEDRVDVIEKLIKDHQCDVIICDDGVQDYRFEHDIEIIMIDGERAFGNHKLLPAGPLRESIKRLQDADFVVATSKVVPPVSEDCMKLQLSECVSLSDSNNKCSIANFKDQAVHAVAGIGNPNRFFNNLTSLGLKVIEHAYPDHVHYELSDFSFSDQNPILMTEKDAVKCQKLALDNAWYVPVQTVLPDDFMSRVNTLLRDLNG, from the coding sequence ATGTCTAATCAAACGAAAAAAAAACAAAGCCCACATCTATGGGTGAATTCTGTTTGGTATGGTGCGAATATATTATCTTATTTGCTGTTGCCATTGTCTGGTGTGTTTGCTGTGACTGCAAAAGCACGGAAATGGAAGCAATGTCATTCAAAAATTAATTTTCCGGTTCCAGTAATTGTCGTTGGCAATATAACGGTTGGTGGAACCGGTAAAACACCTATGGTGACTGCGCTAGTGAAAAATCTGCAGCGGCAAGAGTTTAAGCCAGGAGTTGCGAGTCGCGGTTATGGCAGGCAGGCAACTCAAGCAGTAACGGTAGAAGAGTCTCATAGTGCGTATTATGTTGGCGATGAACCTTTAATGATTTTTAACAACACATGTGCGACAGTAATGGTCGGTGAGGATAGGGTGGACGTTATTGAGAAATTAATTAAAGATCATCAATGTGATGTGATAATTTGTGATGACGGTGTGCAAGATTATCGATTTGAACATGATATTGAAATTATTATGATCGATGGAGAGCGTGCATTTGGTAATCATAAGTTATTACCTGCCGGTCCATTACGAGAATCAATCAAGCGATTACAAGATGCAGATTTCGTTGTCGCCACATCAAAAGTAGTTCCGCCAGTCAGTGAGGATTGTATGAAATTGCAGCTTAGTGAATGTGTTTCATTAAGCGATTCAAATAACAAATGTTCAATAGCGAATTTCAAAGATCAAGCTGTGCATGCCGTTGCTGGAATTGGCAATCCTAATCGTTTTTTTAATAACCTAACATCGTTGGGGTTGAAAGTGATTGAGCATGCCTATCCAGATCATGTGCACTACGAACTGAGTGATTTTTCATTTTCAGATCAAAATCCAATACTAATGACAGAGAAAGATGCGGTAAAATGCCAAAAATTAGCATTAGATAATGCGTGGTATGTCCCAGTGCAAACAGTATTGCCAGATGATTTTATGTCGCGTGTTAACACATTATTGAGGGATTTGAATGGATAA
- a CDS encoding DUF2062 domain-containing protein, with translation MPRKLLKKLFPNLDSIRNSQSLEMFGHAGKEPNLWHLNRRSVSRAVAVGLFCAFVPIPGQMILAAALAIILRANIPISVILVWVSNPVTMPALFYTAYKFGAMLLDVQLQPFQFEFSLNWLFTELQDRWQPFLVGCLCSGALVGAIGYGLVQAYWRWYVSKVWVNRKSYKRAKNINS, from the coding sequence ATGCCTAGAAAATTATTAAAAAAATTATTCCCAAATCTAGACTCGATTAGAAATAGTCAGTCATTGGAAATGTTTGGCCATGCCGGCAAAGAACCAAATCTTTGGCATTTAAACCGCCGTTCAGTTTCACGTGCTGTGGCTGTGGGTTTGTTTTGCGCATTTGTGCCAATTCCTGGCCAAATGATATTGGCTGCAGCATTAGCAATTATATTGCGCGCGAATATTCCCATCTCAGTGATTTTGGTGTGGGTGTCTAATCCCGTGACCATGCCAGCACTTTTTTATACTGCGTATAAATTCGGAGCAATGCTTTTAGATGTCCAATTACAGCCTTTCCAATTTGAATTTAGCTTGAATTGGTTATTTACTGAATTACAAGATCGATGGCAACCTTTCTTGGTGGGATGTTTGTGCAGCGGCGCACTAGTGGGCGCAATTGGTTACGGATTAGTACAAGCCTATTGGCGCTGGTACGTTTCTAAGGTATGGGTAAATCGTAAAAGTTATAAACGTGCTAAGAATATCAACAGTTAA
- a CDS encoding FAD:protein FMN transferase: MNKIILLISVFIFSASSLALSAEWVVRDAKIMGTTIHTEVWHEDITIAQQAAELVLKTMDEVNQSMSPYLESSELSLVNRDASSKVIQISSELFSVINQSLAYSVKTAGAFDITYASVGYLYNYRKSIRPNQTQLEEQLTGVNFRFIDLNKSDQTIHYKHKGVRIDLGGIAKGYAVDLAVERAKKLGIEHISVTAGGDTRILGDRLGRPWVIGIRHPMNKDKVIAKIPLVNEALSTSGDYERYFDEDGVRYHHIIDPKTGDSARTVRSVTILGPKAIDTDALSTSVFVMGSIKGLQLLESLDKIEGIIVDKNGNLLFSSGLQNLD, from the coding sequence ATGAATAAAATTATTTTACTCATAAGCGTATTTATATTTAGTGCATCATCATTAGCATTGAGTGCTGAATGGGTAGTGCGTGATGCTAAAATCATGGGGACTACCATTCATACGGAAGTGTGGCATGAGGATATAACCATTGCGCAACAGGCTGCTGAACTGGTCTTAAAGACCATGGATGAGGTGAATCAGAGCATGAGTCCTTATTTAGAGAGTAGCGAATTATCTTTGGTGAATCGTGACGCAAGTTCAAAAGTAATACAGATTAGCTCCGAACTATTTTCGGTGATTAATCAGTCACTAGCATACTCGGTTAAAACGGCTGGTGCTTTTGATATTACTTACGCGAGTGTTGGTTATTTGTACAACTATCGAAAATCAATTCGACCTAATCAAACGCAGCTTGAAGAACAGTTAACGGGAGTGAATTTTCGGTTTATAGATTTGAATAAGTCAGATCAGACCATTCATTATAAACACAAAGGTGTACGTATTGATTTGGGTGGGATTGCTAAAGGTTATGCTGTTGATCTAGCAGTTGAACGAGCTAAAAAACTTGGTATTGAACATATTTCAGTCACTGCAGGCGGTGATACACGCATATTAGGAGATCGTTTAGGGCGGCCTTGGGTAATTGGTATTCGTCATCCTATGAATAAAGATAAAGTGATTGCGAAAATTCCTTTGGTTAATGAAGCATTGTCAACCTCTGGTGATTATGAGCGCTATTTTGACGAAGATGGCGTAAGATACCATCACATTATCGACCCAAAGACGGGAGATTCAGCACGTACAGTTCGTAGTGTCACAATATTGGGTCCTAAAGCCATCGATACTGATGCACTATCCACAAGTGTATTTGTGATGGGGTCTATTAAAGGTCTGCAATTATTGGAATCACTCGATAAAATAGAGGGAATTATCGTTGACAAGAATGGTAACTTGCTCTTTTCTAGTGGGTTGCAAAACCTTGATTGA
- a CDS encoding outer membrane beta-barrel protein codes for MERFTLNITITHLKYVIFAFVILITSNKSVYAEKEYQSVQIADPYIEMHTGPGRGFPIFHVVDRHEWVAIIKRKTDWFKVRTDKNKTGWVERSQMERTLTEAGTSKSFRDVLVSDYLSRRFEFGVSGGDYEGDPFITARLGYKFSQNILLELAYGEVAGDFSSSDVYSINLVSIPFPNWRISPNFTIGYGRFENTPRATLVNAENTDSDLANAGIGARFYLTERFFVRADYRYHIVLSNDDETDDFDEITGGIGFFF; via the coding sequence ATGGAACGCTTTACTCTTAACATAACAATAACTCACTTAAAGTATGTGATATTTGCTTTTGTGATTTTAATCACATCGAATAAAAGCGTATACGCTGAAAAAGAATATCAAAGTGTGCAGATAGCAGATCCATATATAGAAATGCATACGGGACCTGGGCGTGGGTTTCCAATTTTTCATGTGGTTGATCGACATGAATGGGTAGCAATAATTAAGCGAAAGACAGATTGGTTCAAAGTTAGAACAGATAAAAATAAAACAGGTTGGGTAGAGCGCTCTCAAATGGAGCGTACGTTAACTGAAGCAGGTACAAGCAAAAGTTTTCGCGATGTACTAGTTAGTGATTATTTAAGTCGACGCTTTGAGTTTGGTGTATCTGGTGGAGACTATGAAGGTGATCCTTTTATTACCGCTCGTCTAGGGTACAAGTTTTCTCAAAATATTTTACTCGAATTAGCTTATGGAGAAGTTGCTGGTGACTTTTCTAGTTCTGATGTTTACAGCATCAATTTGGTTTCAATACCTTTTCCTAATTGGAGAATCAGTCCTAATTTCACTATTGGATATGGACGATTCGAAAATACACCTCGAGCAACGTTGGTCAATGCAGAAAATACAGATTCTGATTTAGCTAATGCAGGTATTGGTGCAAGATTTTATTTAACTGAACGTTTTTTCGTTCGAGCAGATTATCGTTATCACATTGTGTTGTCGAATGATGATGAGACAGATGACTTTGATGAAATTACAGGCGGTATTGGATTTTTCTTTTAA
- the msbA gene encoding lipid A export permease/ATP-binding protein MsbA, translating to MSNTTSKSNSDQDTSGLSVYLRLLKYLKNYKLLLVLAVIGLAVVAACQLAFTLLLGPIIDEAFVADGNAELAWIPLTIAVIFIVRSVGSFLGLYYIGSIGQRIVKVLRTEMHEKLLYFPSSYYDSVKLGSTLSKFTFDVERVSWAASKSIPIIVRDTLTVIFLIGLMFYLSWKLTLVLFISAPLVYVVIRYATLRFRKLSHRIQTSTGDITSRVEESVSAQALVKLFTAESEEISRFELINEKNRRNQTKFVAVKAINTPLVQMIVGIAFAVVIYVAFMPSVKGDLTAGSFASFVAAVMGMLNAARKLTTINQILQAGIAASESVFNLIDQPAQNDKGLVELDKCRGEIEFNHVSFQYPSKPETVLTDVNLSAKSNQLIAFVGKSGSGKSSLVKLIPRFYEIKSGEIKIDGHLIGDISLKSLRNNISMVSQDVILFNDTIENNIAYAMPNKTRQDVIKAAEQAHAAEFIEKLPEKYETRVGDKGLLLSGGQRQRIAIARALLKDAPILILDEATSSLDSESEYHIQEALNELRKHRTTFVIAHRLSTIESADEIYVMDQGKVVERGSHTELVNKNGEYANLYHRQFKKSSGLDV from the coding sequence GTGAGCAACACGACATCAAAAAGTAATTCAGATCAAGATACATCAGGCTTGTCGGTATACCTTCGTCTCTTAAAATATCTAAAGAATTATAAATTACTATTAGTGCTGGCAGTCATTGGCTTGGCTGTTGTGGCTGCATGTCAACTTGCATTTACCTTGTTGTTAGGTCCAATTATCGATGAAGCTTTTGTTGCTGATGGCAATGCAGAGCTAGCCTGGATACCGCTGACCATCGCAGTAATTTTTATTGTGCGAAGTGTCGGTAGCTTTCTTGGCCTTTATTATATTGGAAGTATTGGACAAAGAATTGTTAAGGTGTTGCGTACAGAGATGCATGAGAAGTTACTCTACTTTCCATCATCGTATTACGATTCTGTCAAACTAGGTTCTACGCTTTCTAAATTCACATTTGATGTGGAGCGTGTTTCTTGGGCGGCATCTAAAAGTATTCCTATTATTGTTCGCGATACTTTGACAGTAATATTTCTAATAGGGCTGATGTTTTATTTGAGCTGGAAATTAACACTAGTACTATTTATATCAGCACCTTTAGTTTACGTCGTTATTCGTTACGCAACATTGCGTTTTAGAAAACTGAGCCATAGAATTCAAACGTCAACTGGTGATATTACTTCCAGAGTAGAAGAGTCTGTTAGTGCGCAAGCACTTGTAAAACTATTTACCGCAGAGTCAGAAGAAATTAGTCGATTCGAATTGATTAATGAAAAAAACCGTCGTAATCAAACAAAATTTGTTGCTGTCAAGGCTATTAATACACCTTTAGTTCAGATGATTGTTGGTATTGCGTTTGCCGTGGTTATTTATGTCGCCTTTATGCCGTCTGTAAAGGGGGACTTGACTGCAGGCTCATTTGCTAGTTTTGTTGCAGCCGTCATGGGGATGCTCAATGCGGCACGCAAGTTAACGACTATCAATCAAATACTTCAAGCGGGCATTGCCGCGAGTGAAAGTGTGTTTAATCTCATTGATCAACCCGCTCAAAATGATAAAGGTCTGGTCGAGCTTGATAAATGCCGTGGTGAAATAGAATTCAATCATGTTTCTTTTCAATATCCATCAAAGCCTGAGACAGTATTAACTGATGTTAATTTATCTGCAAAATCAAATCAGTTGATCGCATTTGTTGGTAAATCTGGTAGTGGTAAGTCTTCATTGGTTAAATTGATCCCTAGATTTTATGAAATTAAATCAGGTGAAATAAAAATAGATGGTCATTTGATTGGAGACATTTCATTGAAAAGTCTACGTAATAATATTTCAATGGTAAGTCAGGATGTGATTCTATTTAATGATACAATTGAAAATAATATTGCTTATGCAATGCCAAATAAAACCAGGCAAGATGTCATCAAAGCTGCTGAACAAGCGCATGCAGCAGAATTTATTGAAAAGCTGCCAGAAAAATATGAAACAAGAGTAGGCGATAAAGGTTTATTGTTGTCTGGCGGTCAAAGACAGCGCATTGCTATTGCACGTGCGTTATTGAAAGATGCTCCAATTTTAATTTTAGATGAGGCAACTTCTTCATTAGATTCTGAGTCTGAATATCATATACAAGAAGCACTAAATGAGTTACGTAAGCACCGCACCACTTTTGTTATTGCGCATCGCTTATCTACCATTGAAAGCGCTGATGAAATTTATGTTATGGACCAAGGTAAAGTAGTAGAACGTGGCTCGCACACAGAACTTGTTAATAAAAATGGTGAATATGCCAATCTCTATCATCGGCAATTTAAAAAATCATCTGGGCTAGATGTCTAA
- a CDS encoding Trm112 family protein, with amino-acid sequence MDKKLMDILACPVTKGPLIYDEQKQELISTSARLAYPIRDDIPVMLEEEARQINDDEYQYYKKKK; translated from the coding sequence ATGGATAAGAAATTGATGGATATTTTGGCATGCCCAGTGACCAAAGGGCCTTTAATTTATGATGAACAAAAACAAGAGTTAATTTCTACGTCTGCACGTTTGGCCTATCCTATTCGCGATGATATCCCGGTGATGTTGGAAGAAGAGGCGCGTCAGATTAATGATGACGAGTATCAATACTATAAAAAGAAAAAATAA
- a CDS encoding MotA/TolQ/ExbB proton channel family protein has protein sequence MFEIIKSGGWLMLPILGCSVIALAIVLERFWSLQKKRVAPENLVAKVWKLDQNNQLDDKKVVAIRDSSPLGRILAAGLMNRFSTRDVMRESIEETGRHTAYELQLFLTTLGTIAAISPLLGLLGTVVGMIQVFAVITSVGVGDPAELANGISKALITTAAGISVAIPAIFFVRYFRRKVDGLVVDMEGEAIKLVEVMQGSRKAESSETTKS, from the coding sequence GTGTTTGAAATAATCAAATCAGGCGGTTGGCTAATGCTGCCTATCTTAGGTTGTTCGGTAATTGCTTTAGCGATAGTGCTAGAGAGATTCTGGAGTTTACAAAAAAAACGTGTTGCTCCTGAAAACTTAGTAGCAAAAGTATGGAAGTTAGACCAGAACAATCAACTTGATGACAAAAAAGTTGTCGCAATAAGAGATAGCTCGCCATTAGGCAGAATATTAGCAGCAGGATTAATGAATCGTTTTAGTACTCGCGATGTCATGCGTGAAAGTATTGAAGAGACTGGTCGACATACGGCATATGAGCTGCAATTGTTTTTAACAACACTTGGGACTATTGCCGCTATATCACCATTATTAGGGCTGCTAGGTACAGTGGTGGGTATGATTCAAGTATTTGCTGTCATTACCAGTGTGGGGGTTGGTGACCCAGCAGAGTTGGCCAATGGTATTTCAAAAGCTTTAATTACCACGGCGGCAGGTATATCTGTTGCTATTCCTGCAATTTTCTTTGTACGCTATTTCCGTCGTAAAGTAGATGGTTTGGTAGTGGACATGGAAGGTGAAGCAATTAAGCTAGTCGAAGTTATGCAAGGTTCCCGCAAAGCAGAATCTAGTGAAACTACTAAGTCATGA
- a CDS encoding DNA internalization-related competence protein ComEC/Rec2: protein MANISLSFLLGVIVFQTSSVMPSYFCLLLLPASIYLCAKKFSLLPILFFSLGYLWSFIFSLYMVYPQLSEQLEGKDVQVSGYISEVKSESHQFSKFIFNINESSIAQLDSNIPEKVILSWFQAENKIQDYQQCDFVVRLKKIWGFSNPGNVDYEKNMFIKGIGARGYVRSGQCIQDKKVDDKVSLRQIWISQFQAIAPNYEYSQLMQALTFGHRENINQQQWLVLRKTGTSHLLAISGLHLSAISLVVFFVTASLVRCSAWICEMIPARVIAAIFAMIASTFYAYLAGFSLPTQRALIMVTAGLLAILLRKPVINIPVLSCALLLVLIINPLSVLTAGFWMSFLAVLFIFIVLKSTEGKSKLFRIVAVQCYLGFALFPISLFFFSQASVISPVVNLIAIPLVSFLLLPLLLLTQLLFLFDAPLCHSMFSVIDQLFAWLWWSLNESAKFKYSSLEFSPKLMGVIAYELGLFMLVQAKGLPARYLACVLLTGLFLIKEPGLKNHQMRMTVLDVGQGLSVVIETKNHALIYDAGARSPSGFNTGEVVVLPFLRSRDISKVDLAIVSHNDNDHSGGMHSILAAGVVRELMVSNLPRLYDFKPVKLCRSGDEWHWDGVKFQVLHPPEKWHSNDNNRSCVLQIIHSAGNIMLSGDIEKSAEEKLIAQYGDNLASDLIIAPHHGSKSSSSYRFVDLVHPQTVVFSAGYRNRYGFPHATISQRYQEMGAQIVETARQGAVTFLFDANDGLQIQAQHRLDSKRYWHSTQQETSDPIE from the coding sequence ATGGCAAATATCTCATTATCATTTTTGCTAGGTGTCATTGTATTTCAGACTTCTAGTGTAATGCCATCATATTTTTGCTTGTTATTGTTGCCTGCCAGTATTTATTTATGCGCTAAGAAATTCAGCTTATTACCTATATTATTTTTTTCTTTGGGTTATTTGTGGTCATTTATTTTTTCTTTGTACATGGTTTACCCGCAATTATCAGAACAGTTAGAAGGGAAGGATGTTCAAGTTTCTGGTTATATATCAGAAGTAAAATCAGAAAGTCATCAATTTTCTAAGTTTATTTTCAATATTAATGAGTCCTCAATTGCTCAATTAGACTCAAATATTCCTGAGAAAGTCATATTAAGTTGGTTTCAAGCTGAGAATAAAATTCAAGATTATCAACAATGCGATTTTGTAGTGCGTCTTAAAAAAATCTGGGGATTTTCTAATCCTGGTAATGTTGATTATGAAAAAAATATGTTCATAAAGGGTATTGGTGCTCGAGGTTATGTGCGTTCTGGACAATGTATCCAAGATAAAAAAGTAGATGATAAAGTAAGTCTCAGGCAGATATGGATATCTCAGTTTCAAGCAATTGCACCAAATTATGAGTATTCACAATTAATGCAAGCGCTAACTTTCGGTCATCGTGAAAATATTAATCAGCAGCAGTGGTTAGTATTACGCAAGACTGGCACATCACATTTGTTAGCTATATCAGGATTGCATTTGAGCGCCATTAGTTTAGTGGTTTTCTTTGTTACAGCTAGCTTGGTTCGTTGCAGTGCATGGATTTGCGAAATGATACCTGCGCGTGTTATTGCCGCTATATTTGCAATGATTGCTTCAACATTTTATGCATATCTTGCTGGCTTTTCTTTACCTACTCAACGCGCATTAATAATGGTCACGGCAGGATTGCTTGCCATTTTGTTGCGTAAGCCAGTGATAAATATCCCTGTATTGTCATGTGCATTGCTATTGGTGTTAATTATAAATCCTTTATCAGTATTAACCGCTGGGTTTTGGATGTCATTTCTTGCAGTTTTGTTTATTTTCATAGTGCTTAAAAGTACCGAAGGGAAAAGTAAATTGTTTCGCATCGTTGCGGTGCAATGTTATTTGGGCTTTGCATTATTTCCCATTAGTTTATTTTTCTTTTCGCAAGCATCAGTTATTTCTCCTGTAGTTAATTTAATAGCAATACCTTTAGTTAGTTTTTTATTGCTACCATTGTTATTACTCACACAATTATTGTTTTTATTTGATGCGCCATTATGTCATTCAATGTTTTCTGTGATTGATCAATTGTTTGCTTGGCTGTGGTGGAGTTTGAATGAATCTGCAAAATTTAAATACTCTTCATTAGAATTTAGTCCTAAGTTAATGGGTGTGATTGCTTATGAATTAGGGCTATTTATGTTAGTGCAAGCTAAAGGATTACCAGCTCGGTATTTAGCATGTGTTCTGCTAACTGGGCTGTTTTTGATAAAAGAACCTGGATTAAAGAATCATCAAATGCGTATGACCGTACTTGATGTTGGTCAAGGATTATCAGTTGTTATTGAAACAAAAAATCATGCCTTAATTTATGATGCTGGAGCACGTTCGCCATCAGGCTTTAACACTGGAGAAGTGGTCGTATTACCATTTTTGAGATCGCGTGATATCTCTAAAGTCGATTTAGCAATAGTTAGCCACAACGACAATGACCATTCAGGTGGTATGCATTCAATACTTGCTGCAGGTGTGGTCAGAGAGTTAATGGTGAGTAACCTTCCGAGATTATACGATTTTAAGCCAGTAAAATTATGTCGATCTGGTGATGAATGGCATTGGGATGGAGTGAAATTTCAAGTATTACATCCGCCGGAAAAGTGGCATTCAAACGACAATAACAGATCATGTGTACTGCAAATTATTCATTCAGCTGGCAATATTATGCTTAGTGGGGACATCGAAAAATCAGCTGAAGAAAAGTTAATTGCCCAATATGGTGATAATTTGGCCAGTGATTTAATCATTGCACCTCATCATGGCAGCAAGTCATCTTCGAGTTATCGGTTTGTTGACCTTGTTCATCCTCAAACTGTCGTTTTTTCAGCGGGTTATCGGAACAGATATGGGTTTCCTCATGCTACTATTAGCCAGCGTTACCAAGAGATGGGAGCGCAAATTGTGGAAACAGCACGCCAAGGAGCGGTGACGTTTCTATTTGACGCTAATGATGGTCTGCAAATTCAGGCTCAACATAGGCTGGATAGCAAACGCTATTGGCATTCCACACAACAAGAGACTAGTGATCCAATAGAATAA
- a CDS encoding molybdopterin molybdotransferase MoeA, translating into MTDKKIKYNPSCMDDYDPSSMDAQIAQQHILHSINSITETEVVPIREALHRVVAENIRSTINVPGHTNSAMDGYAIKSSDIPSEETKQLNLIGTAWAGRPFNGNVNDNECVRIMTGAAMPKNTDTVVMQEHVQINDKIITIDNKQQAQQNVRQAGEDIAENDLVFTPGKFLNPSDIGLIASLGIGEIKVIRKLRAAFFSTGDELVSIGTPLEVGQIYDSNRYTLWSMLTRLGVEINDLGVVRDTPEAVEDAFLKASNNADIVITSGGVSVGDADFVKETLEKLGEVNFWKVAMKPGRPLAFGKIRDAYFFGLPGNPVSVMVTFYIFVQAAIEKMMGCEPKARIEIQAISKSELRKRPGRVEYQRGTYTLNEDGKYIVSKTGAQGSGILRSMSDANCFIFLPMDSNGIKIGDKVEIWPFDSFV; encoded by the coding sequence ATGACAGATAAAAAAATAAAATACAATCCTAGCTGCATGGACGATTACGACCCCTCTTCTATGGATGCGCAAATTGCTCAGCAGCATATCCTGCATTCTATTAACTCAATCACAGAGACAGAAGTAGTTCCTATCAGAGAGGCATTACACAGAGTGGTTGCTGAAAATATACGCTCAACCATTAATGTACCTGGTCACACCAATTCAGCTATGGATGGTTATGCCATAAAAAGTAGTGATATACCTAGTGAAGAAACAAAACAACTTAATCTAATTGGCACCGCATGGGCGGGCCGCCCGTTCAATGGCAATGTAAACGATAATGAGTGTGTGCGCATTATGACTGGCGCTGCAATGCCAAAGAATACTGACACAGTTGTTATGCAAGAACATGTGCAGATTAACGACAAAATCATCACAATAGACAACAAACAACAAGCCCAGCAAAATGTACGCCAAGCTGGCGAAGACATTGCAGAAAATGATCTTGTGTTTACACCAGGCAAGTTTCTCAATCCCTCTGATATAGGATTAATTGCATCATTAGGAATTGGTGAAATAAAAGTGATACGTAAGTTACGTGCAGCCTTCTTCTCCACTGGTGACGAACTCGTCTCCATCGGCACTCCATTGGAAGTCGGGCAGATATACGATAGCAATCGTTATACATTATGGAGCATGCTTACACGTTTAGGCGTCGAAATAAATGATCTAGGCGTTGTACGAGATACACCCGAAGCAGTTGAAGACGCTTTCTTAAAAGCTTCCAATAATGCAGATATTGTTATTACCTCAGGCGGGGTGTCAGTCGGGGATGCAGACTTTGTCAAAGAAACGTTAGAAAAATTAGGTGAAGTAAATTTTTGGAAGGTCGCCATGAAACCTGGCAGACCTCTCGCTTTCGGAAAAATAAGAGACGCTTACTTTTTTGGCTTACCCGGCAACCCTGTTTCAGTAATGGTTACATTTTATATCTTTGTACAAGCAGCAATTGAAAAAATGATGGGATGCGAACCTAAAGCACGCATAGAAATTCAAGCAATATCAAAAAGCGAATTACGCAAACGTCCTGGACGTGTTGAATACCAACGAGGCACCTACACATTGAATGAAGACGGAAAATATATTGTAAGCAAAACAGGCGCGCAAGGTTCAGGCATACTGCGTTCTATGTCTGATGCCAATTGTTTTATCTTTTTACCGATGGATAGCAACGGCATAAAAATCGGAGATAAAGTTGAGATTTGGCCATTTGATTCATTTGTGTAG
- a CDS encoding biopolymer transporter ExbD — protein MKFNLDEEDKTDVSLTPLIDVVFLLLIFFMVTTTFDNDASLKIELPKASNAVQSQEEKNLEVVIDRNGQYYMDGKTLLDGQSRTLESALVKLTKKYNVEKITIRADAQTPHQFVVSIMDAAGKIGINKVFIAASSEQHDIKK, from the coding sequence ATGAAATTTAACCTAGACGAAGAAGATAAAACCGATGTTAGCCTAACTCCGCTAATTGATGTGGTGTTCTTATTGTTGATATTTTTCATGGTAACTACTACTTTTGATAATGATGCAAGCCTAAAGATAGAATTACCTAAGGCTAGTAATGCGGTACAATCTCAAGAAGAAAAGAACTTAGAAGTGGTGATTGATCGTAATGGTCAATACTACATGGACGGTAAAACTTTACTAGATGGTCAGTCGCGTACTTTAGAGTCGGCACTAGTTAAACTGACTAAAAAATATAATGTTGAAAAAATTACCATACGAGCTGATGCCCAAACTCCTCATCAATTTGTTGTATCTATCATGGATGCAGCTGGCAAGATTGGTATAAATAAGGTATTCATTGCAGCATCAAGTGAGCAACACGACATCAAAAAGTAA
- the kdsB gene encoding 3-deoxy-manno-octulosonate cytidylyltransferase, whose product MSNSFRVVIPVRYASSRLPGKPLLTFQHKPIIEHVYQNACESNAESVLIATDDERIAEAAIKFDAQVCMTSSDHMSGTDRITEAVEQQGWADDEVIVNVQGDEPQMPAANIKQVADLLLKNTNAMIGTLCQRIQTIQEYDDPNVVKVTKNSKGRALYFSRSSLPFIRNVDVKVLKENHVFRHVGIYAYRVRYLKQFIKMSPSPLEMIEKLEQLRALENGDEIIIDECLEYPGIGVDTMDDYHRLKINN is encoded by the coding sequence ATGTCTAACTCATTTCGAGTTGTTATTCCTGTGCGTTATGCCTCGAGTCGATTGCCAGGAAAACCTCTGCTAACATTTCAACACAAGCCCATTATTGAACATGTGTATCAAAATGCATGTGAGAGTAATGCTGAGTCTGTTCTTATAGCGACAGATGATGAACGCATTGCTGAAGCAGCAATAAAATTTGATGCGCAAGTCTGTATGACCAGTAGTGATCATATGTCTGGAACTGATCGCATAACAGAAGCAGTAGAACAGCAAGGTTGGGCAGATGATGAAGTCATCGTCAATGTGCAGGGTGATGAACCACAAATGCCGGCCGCAAATATTAAACAAGTAGCTGACTTGCTTTTGAAAAATACCAACGCAATGATTGGTACGTTATGCCAGCGTATCCAAACAATTCAGGAGTATGATGACCCAAATGTAGTTAAAGTTACAAAAAACTCAAAAGGAAGAGCGCTTTATTTTAGTCGTAGCTCATTGCCTTTCATTCGCAACGTGGATGTAAAAGTATTAAAAGAAAATCATGTTTTTCGTCATGTAGGCATATATGCTTACCGTGTACGTTACTTGAAACAGTTTATTAAAATGTCTCCATCACCATTAGAGATGATTGAAAAGTTGGAGCAGCTACGTGCACTAGAAAATGGTGACGAAATTATTATTGATGAATGTCTAGAATATCCAGGAATAGGTGTCGATACAATGGATGACTACCATCGATTGAAGATAAATAATTAA